The genomic DNA TGGTCTTGGTTGCGCGGAATGCCTTTATCTTATAGGAACTAATCCCCTTAAATCAAGCTCTAATACCCGGATTTCACCCGCCGCGGTTGATTTCTGCCAGAATAGCCGCGGCTTTGGCGGTAGCGCGGGCCCGGTGACTGAGGGCATTTTTAGCTTCCGGCGTCAGTTCAGCCATGGTGCGGCCTAGTTCCGGCACACAAAAAACCGGGTCGTAGCCAAAGCCGCCGTCACCCCGCGGCGCGGCGGCAATAACCCCTTCCACCGCCCCTTCTACCACCCGGGTCGGCTGTCCGCCGCCGGCGATGGCAATAGCACAGCGGAAACGGGCGGTACGTTGCGCCGCCGGCACCACCCGCATATTTTTCAGCAGCAGCTCATTGCGGTCGGCATCAGTAGCTCCGTCGCCGGCGTACCGCGCCGACCTGACGCCGGGGGCGCCGGCCAGCGCATCCACTTCCAGTCCGGAATCATCAGCCAGCGTCAACAGCCCGGAAGCAGCCGCCAGGGCTTCGGCTTTTATCACCGCATTATCAGCAAAGGTCTGTCCGGTTTCAGCCGGTTCAACATCAATCCGCTTGTCCGCCGGTGTCACCAGACAAAACCCGACCCCGGCCAGCAAGCGGGTGTACTCTCTGACCTTGCCCGGATTATTGGTTGCCAGCAGCAGCTCCCGCGCTGCCACTATTATTCTTCCCTCTGCATCGTATACTCCTAAAATAAACTACCCCCTTCTTCCTCAACGCCGGGCGCTGGAAATCAGGGGGGTAGTCATTAAACACTTAACCTATATAGCTTCGAAACGGCTTTCCAGTTTACGCGACACCTGGGGCATGGTGGTGTATTCCATTTCATCCAGGGGCAGGCGGTGAGGTTCAAACGGCCCGTGTTCCCGCATCATGTAAGCCATGTCATTGGCTTTCTGGCGAGCCTGATCGTAGGACACATCGGCAAAGAAATCCCGCGGCCCTACCAGCCGGCCTTCAGATAACTGGAAGCCCAGCGCGGTCACCCGCGGCGGGCCGTCAAAACGGGTCGGCTGGCTTTGAGCAACGCTTACCGGCATCAGCGGCCCGTAGTGAGAACCACGCATCCAACCCTCAACCAGGTAAGGTTTGGCAAACGGCTCCAGGGCCTCACCGACGGCCGGGAAGGCACCCTGACAGCGGACGATGCACACCGGGTCATCCTTGCCGACATAGCGTCCGGCCAGGAAGGCCAGCTTTTGGGTGGAGGATGAAGCGGCGATCTCGCCGCTTAACGTATAGACCGCCTTAACGGGGTAGCGGTTGGCCGCGCCGATAAAGACCAGCATGTCATAGATTTCTTCCGGGGTTTTGAAGGTTATCTTTTTGCTTTCCTTGACGTCATGCACTTCAAATTTGAAACCCTGATGCATGTTTTCAGCGATTACCAGACCGATGGTGTTAAAGGGATCGGCAAACATCTTATACAGCGGCATATTCCAGGCGCCGGAGGAGGTTTTATCAGCCATGAAGACCACAATCGGCTCAGACACCCGTTCTTCAAACTCCATCTCGGCCGCCCCCGGCCCCATACCCTTGATATTGCCGGAAAAGGCATCGGTCAGCAGATCCTGGCCGGCACCGTACAGCTTCAATTTCTTGGCGACTTCGGTACACTCTACAAAGGTATCCCAGGCCATTTCATGAATATCGCCGTTGTTTTCACCTTTCTGGTGAGTCATGATGAGTTGCAGGTCATCACCGCACTTGGTGACGTGATAGTCAATCAGCAGACCTTTTTCCTTGGCCCGGGCCAGAGCCGAGTCTGCGGTACAAAGACAATCCGGATGGGCATCGGAATGACCGACAAAGCCGCCGATATCGGCCTTGATGACGCTTACGGTAACCTTCATGGTTTCTCCTCCGAAACTTATTAGTAATCAATGCCCTTGCGGGCGCGAATCCCTTCATTAATGGGGTGCTTGATCATCAGTACCTCAGACACCAGGTCGGCCATCTGGACCAGCCGCGGGTCGGCATATCGTCCGGTGAGCACCAGTTCAACATTGTGGGGCTTGGTTTCTATCAGCTTAACCACCGCTTCAATGTCCACCAGACTGCTGGCGATGGCGCCGTTGACCTCATCCAGGATGATAACGTCATATTCGCCGCTGTTCATCGCCGCCGCGGCAGCGTCCAGCGCCTTCTGCGCCTGTTCCCGATGCTCCGGCAGCACATTGCCCCGCTTGGCCCAGCCCCGCTGGCCGAACGTATCAATAGTGACATTGGGCAGGGCTTTGAGGACTTTGAATTCACCATGGTCAAAAGCCTCATTGGCCTTCATCATGAACACCATATAAACACTAAGGCCGTGTCCGGCGGCCCGCACTGCGGTCCCGATGGCGGCTGAGGTTTTACCCTTGCCGTGACCGGTAAAAATATTCACCAGCCCTCTTTCCAGTTTATAGCCGTTATCGGGTGATACCTGTTCGGTCAACACAACCCTCCGGGAACGATATTATTGAAGCGGGAAACATGTAACAGTAAAACCTTCCAAGTTTAACAAGCGCCCTCTTAAAGTGTCAACTGTAATCGGGATATGATTTTCTGTTTTTGTACCTGTTTTTCCATTATTACAGTTATAGATTCCTGATGGTTTTCATCAAAAAGAGTTTCTTCGGTTGTTACCGGACTTCCGGCTCTTCAATACAGGCCACCTGGTTACGCAGGGTCCCCACGCCGTCAATCTTGATTTCTATGGTATCCCCCGGCTGCATCGGCCCGATGCCGCTGGGAGTGCCGGTAGCCACCACATCGCCCGGCAGCAGCGTCATCACATGGGAGATAAAGTGAATCAGGTAATCCACCGGATAAATCAGATCTGCGGTATTGCCGTACTGTTTGCGTTCCCCATTCAGATAAGACTCTACCGTCAGGGCTGCCGGGTCCGCGGAAGTGCTGATCCACGGGCCGACGGCGGCAAAAGTATCAAAGCCTTTGGCCCGCGCCCACTGGCCGTCCTGCTTCTGCAAGTCGCGGGCAGTAACGTCGTTAAAGCAGGTGTAACCCAGAATACAATCCCGCGCCGCCTCCCGGCTGACCCGCCAGACCGGTTTTTTGATTACCACCGCCAGTTCGGCTTCATAATCCACCCGGTGCGACATCGGCGGATAAAGGATATCAGCTTCCGGTCCGATAACCGCGGTAGACGGTTTTAAAAATATCAGCGGCGCGTCAGGTATCTTGTGATTCATCTCCCGCGCGTGCCCGTGATAATTGACCCCCAGACAGACGATCTTACTAGGCTGACACGGCGCCAGCAGTTGTACCGCCTGCGGGTCAAAATCCCGTCCGGTGTATTCAATGTTTTTGAAAGGCGTCCCGGTCAGTTCCCTGACCGTTTCCGCCTCAATAATACCGTAATGTTCGCCGCCGTCGGGCGCTTTGAATCTGACAATATTCATATCAAAGCATTTTAGCCATTAACCAGAACATGTACAAGCACCGCGCTACGCCACCAAAGATTATTAAAGAGGTACTGTAATCCATGGGCCGTCCGGAAATATTTAACTGAACAGCTTTTCCAGGTTTACCGTGATAAGATCGTTCCAATCACGCACTACAATTTCAACTTTATAACCAGCCAGATTACCTTTCAATGTAATCGACGTACCGATAGATCCCGTTACGGTATTTTCGGTAAAACCTGTGGCCCCTTGCATCAGATTCCGGTAATGACTGACGGCATCGGCAACACTGCCAGTGTTTTCATACCGGCGATAGTATTCTTTGGAGTTCGACCAGCAATAGAAGATATCTGACAAGGGAACACTCAATTGATAAGCAGGGAAAAGGGTCGTGGGAAAATCGGTAAAGTAGGGATTGCTTTGGTAGACGATTTTATTATTCCCCACCATGACGCTGACGTTCTGTTCACCGGTATAGAAGGAGGCCTCCGCGTCGGCGTACACTTCCCAATCACCGATATAGCCTTGAACATCACTGAAAGCATTAATCTGATGCGCCTCAACCCTGTCATAGTAATGTTTGAGTACCTCGGCTTCGGTTGCGGCGGAAGAGTATTGAATGCCAAAATAAAACTTAATGTCAGGATATACATAATCCGCCGGGTAATACACTTCCATCCAGAAATTATTCTGACGTTCTTCAATATTCTTAATTTTGTATAGCGGCCAGATGGTCTCAGGGTATTCTTTAAGTTCACACATAAAATTACCGACCGCGGTCGGCATCGGCGGAGCTGTCGTGACCGGAGCCGTCGTACCCGGCGGATTGGTGTCAGGTGTATTTGTGCCGGGATCGTTGTTGCCGACCTCCGCTCCCGAACTGCAACCCACCGCGATCAGCATGATTGACATTGCCGTTACAACAATACGCGCCCAGGAAATTTTGTTGGTCATTATTTGCCTTTCTAAGCGTATTTACACACTTGACGAATATATAATCGGCTATTATCAGTCAGCAGGCGTGCTTTGTCAAAGTGTTATTTCACCAATTTTTTATTACAAGCCGGTTTGACACCCGGCGCCCTGGTGGCTAACATAGGCGCATTATGCTCGCTAAAACCATGACCTGCGCCCTGCTCGGACTGGACGGCACCATCGTTGAAGTTGAGGTTGATATCGCCCCCGGTCTGCCGTCGTTCACCGTGGTCGGTCTGCCCGACGCCGCCATTCAGGAATCCCGGGAGCGGGTCCGCGCCGCCGTCAGGAATTCTGGTTTCTTTTTTCCAATGAAGCGGGTGGTCGCCAGCCTGGCGCCGGCAGATTTCAAGAAAACCGGCCCGGCTTATGACCTGCCCATCGCTCTGGGCATCTTGCTGAGTTCCGGCCAGCTTCGCGCCCAGGTAAAAGACATCGTGTTTCTGGGTGAATTATCCCTGGAAGGCAAACTGCGCCACACCAGCGGTATTCTGCCGATGGTATCGCTGGCGCGGGACCACGGTTTCCGCCGGGTGATTGTGCCGGCCGAGGATGCCCTTGAAGCCGCCCTGGTGGACGGCGTGGAGATTATTCCGGTAACCAGTCTGGCTCAAATGGCCTCTTTTCTCTCCGGCGACATTGAAGCCCCCCAGCCGCCGGAACGGCCGGTCTTTGCCGATGACGGCACCGCCGCCAACTTTGACATGTCCCACATCAAGGGTCAGGAACACGTCAAGCGCGCTCTGGAAGTGGCAGCCGCCGGGGCGCATAACGTGGTCATGTCCGGCCCGCCCGGCTCCGGCAAGACCATGCTGGCCCGGGCTTTGACTACTATCCTGCCGCCACTGACCAATGATGAGGCCCTGGAAGTCACCAAAATATATTCAGTTTCCGGCAATCTGCCGCCGGGCACGCCGCTGGTGCGGCGTCGCCCCTTCCGTTCTCCTCACTACACCACTTCGGCCGCCGGTCTGGTTGGCGGCGGTCACCAGCCGCGTCCCGGTGAAATTACTTTGTCACATCGCGGCGTACTATTCTTGGATGAACTGCCGGAGTTCGGCCACAGCATGCTGGAAGTACTGCGTCAGCCACTGGAAGACCGGGTGGTGACCATCAGTCGCTCGCAGGGCACGGTCACTTTCCCGGCCAACTTCATGCTGGTCGGCGCCATGAATCCCTGTCCCTGCGGTTATTACGGCGATCCGCTCAAGGAATGCCGTTGCGCCCCGTCACAAATTACCCGCTATCAGACACGTTTATCCGGGCCGTTTCTGGACCGGGTGGATATTTTTGTTGAAGTACCGCGGGTGGATTATGACAAGCTATCGGGCGACCATCAGGGTGAATCATCTTCGGCCATTTCCAGTCGGGTGACCACCGCCCGGGAATATCAGACAGTCCGCTTTACCGGCAGCCGCCTGACTGCCAATAACGATATGACCGCGGCCGATATTAAGAAACACTGTAAAATGGACGCCCCGGCGGAGAGTCTGCTGAAAACAGCCATGCGCCAGCTGTCCTTGTCCGCCCGCGGCTTCCACCGGACCCTCAAACTGTCGCGGACCATCGCCGACCTGGACGCCAGCGAACAAATCAAGACCCACCACATGGCGGAAGCCTTACAGTACCGTCCGCGGATTACAGTTTAATAAAAGGTAAAATTCCGCTATTATAAGGTAATGGCTGAAATCATTATCAAGCCGCCGCCTCCGGAGTCTCCCGACGGGGAAGACCCTAAACAGCCCTGGCTGGTGCGGAACGTACGCCGCAACTTCATCACCGGTTTGCTGGTCACCGTACCGGCGGCGCTGGCCGTTCTGGCCCTGTTATGGTTCTTCAACACCATTGATAACGTCCTGCAACCCATTATCCGAGCTATCTTCGGTCAATCCATTATCGGACTGGGTTTTATCATCACCCTCGTCTTGATTTACATGGCCGGCATCCTGGCTTCCAATATCGTCGGGAAACGATTGATCCAGTTCGGTGAGGCGGTAGTAGGCCGCTTGCCGGTACTGCGCCAGATTTATAATGCCGCCAAGCAGGCCATGACCAGTCTGTCCGGCCTCAATAAAACGCGGACGGCGTTCCGCGAGGTAGTCATGGTGGAATTTCCCCGCCGGGGAATGTGGACGGTAGCCTTTATCACCAATGAATTGCATGACGCCACGGGCAAAAAACTGATATCCATCTATGTCCCGACAGCCCCGGTACCGACTTCCGGCTATTTTGCGCTGGTGGCGGAAAAGGAAATCAAACGGACAAACATCTCTGTGGACGCGGCTATGAAAATGGTCATCTCGTCCGGCATCGCCTCCACTGAAGATATCAGCGTCGGTCTGACTGGTGAACTTTTAGGTTATCAGCAACCCGATGATGAGGATAACCGCCCCGATCGCCAGGGCGATCCAGCCGCCGGTACGCACTGACCCGGGCTCGGCACGCTCCGGATTGTGGGTCACAAACTCCCGCAAATCGCGTTTACCTGACAGCGCGTCGTAGTAACCTTTTTCTTCACGGGAACCAATAAACAACATCACCAGGCCGGTCAGGATAAAAAATCCCCCCAGCGCCAGTATAACCCCGGTTTCTCCTGACATGGGAAACCTCCTTCAGGCTGCATCGCTCCCGCCTGAATTATAGTTTTTCCCCTGCCCCGAAGCAAGAGGTATAGTCGCCGCCACCGAAACCCACACGGTCCGTCATCTTCCCCACAAGCCGGGGGCTATCACTCTAAACCATTCGTGGTGAGCCTGCACGACCATGTCCGGTACTGATAACTGATGACTGTTTACTGTTTACTGATAGCTGACAGCTCGCCCCGTTTCGGTTATTGTGATTTTGGTATTTGATATTATTTTGGATTTAGAAATTAGAGATTAGATATTCACAGGTGACAGCTCGTCCCATCTCAGGCCCCCGGCGGCACCTGAATGGTCCCGCCCAATATGGCATTGCCGTCCGCGGTGATGGTGTACTTGTTCTGCGTTGATTCTATCAGATAGGTGCCGGGGTCATTGACGCCCCCGACCTTACCACCGGCGGGAATAATCTCATTGGTATAAGTCACCACGGTACCGCCGCCTTCGGTCAGCGCCTGTATGGTCGCTATCTGCACCGTCAGCAGTTCATCGTTAAATAGCGGGCCGTCCTGGGACGGGTCATAGTAAAACATATCGGTAATGTCTTCAGCGTCCGCGGCTTCTTCCGGCAGATTGATGTTTACCGGCTGTCCGATGTTGCTGAAAGTCGTTGTCTGAGACTGGGTCATGGTCACACCGCCGGACGTAGCGCTCCACGCGATATCCAGACCTGCCGGCTGGTAAGTTGCCGAGTCTATGGTGATGATGATTTCCACATCGTCTAATTGCATCTGGTCGGGATCATCCATCATCTGGGCTATCTGTTCATCGGTCGCTCCCAGAAAGGTGGCGAACTGCTCCATGGTCACTGTCACTTCCAGGCGGTATTTACCGTCTGCTTCTTCAATCGTTACCGATTCCTCACCAATGCCCTCAAATAGCAACCCGATCTGTCCGGCCTGATTGTATGACCGCCACATCTGCTCGTAGTCTTCCGTTTTCAGCGTTACCTTCTCCCATGCGCCCTCTATGCCGGAACCTTCACGTTCGGAGAACATATACATCGTATCGCCGATAACATACATTTCGCTGGATGTTGTGCCGAATCCCGGTAACGACATCTCACTTACCATGGTTAAAAACAGCTTTTCTCCGGCTGCATCCACCACCGCTGCGGCTTCCATTGTGGTCACATTCGGCTCCTGGTCGTCAGCTGTAACCGTTGCCGTCGTCTGGAGGTCATATTCGTAGGTGTTCATACCATTCGCCGCATCCAGCATAAACTCTATTATCTTGTCGTCATTAGGCGGTTTAGGCCCCAAAGGAAGAAACTCTTCTTTTTCACAACCCACCGTCAGCCCCACAGTCACCATTATCGTCAGCAATACTGCCGGTAACAATCTACTCCATTTCATCATTTGCCTCCGTAAAAATTTTCAATCCGCGCCGGGAGCGTCGGGAAAAAGTATAACACCCCAACATGAACGCCAGATGAACAGAACAGGGTAAAATAATAAGAGTTTACTTATTTACTATTCCGGGTGTGACGGCACGCCGTCTCGTTGCAGTTTTCACCGCCTGATAAATGGTAACTCCACCCAGGCTGATGAGCACAACTGCCGCGATGAGG from Dehalogenimonas sp. W includes the following:
- a CDS encoding XTP/dITP diphosphatase, whose protein sequence is MAARELLLATNNPGKVREYTRLLAGVGFCLVTPADKRIDVEPAETGQTFADNAVIKAEALAAASGLLTLADDSGLEVDALAGAPGVRSARYAGDGATDADRNELLLKNMRVVPAAQRTARFRCAIAIAGGGQPTRVVEGAVEGVIAAAPRGDGGFGYDPVFCVPELGRTMAELTPEAKNALSHRARATAKAAAILAEINRGG
- the fbp gene encoding fructose-1,6-bisphosphate aldolase/phosphatase: MKVTVSVIKADIGGFVGHSDAHPDCLCTADSALARAKEKGLLIDYHVTKCGDDLQLIMTHQKGENNGDIHEMAWDTFVECTEVAKKLKLYGAGQDLLTDAFSGNIKGMGPGAAEMEFEERVSEPIVVFMADKTSSGAWNMPLYKMFADPFNTIGLVIAENMHQGFKFEVHDVKESKKITFKTPEEIYDMLVFIGAANRYPVKAVYTLSGEIAASSSTQKLAFLAGRYVGKDDPVCIVRCQGAFPAVGEALEPFAKPYLVEGWMRGSHYGPLMPVSVAQSQPTRFDGPPRVTALGFQLSEGRLVGPRDFFADVSYDQARQKANDMAYMMREHGPFEPHRLPLDEMEYTTMPQVSRKLESRFEAI
- a CDS encoding cob(I)yrinic acid a,c-diamide adenosyltransferase; translated protein: MTEQVSPDNGYKLERGLVNIFTGHGKGKTSAAIGTAVRAAGHGLSVYMVFMMKANEAFDHGEFKVLKALPNVTIDTFGQRGWAKRGNVLPEHREQAQKALDAAAAAMNSGEYDVIILDEVNGAIASSLVDIEAVVKLIETKPHNVELVLTGRYADPRLVQMADLVSEVLMIKHPINEGIRARKGIDY
- a CDS encoding fumarylacetoacetate hydrolase family protein, with product MNIVRFKAPDGGEHYGIIEAETVRELTGTPFKNIEYTGRDFDPQAVQLLAPCQPSKIVCLGVNYHGHAREMNHKIPDAPLIFLKPSTAVIGPEADILYPPMSHRVDYEAELAVVIKKPVWRVSREAARDCILGYTCFNDVTARDLQKQDGQWARAKGFDTFAAVGPWISTSADPAALTVESYLNGERKQYGNTADLIYPVDYLIHFISHVMTLLPGDVVATGTPSGIGPMQPGDTIEIKIDGVGTLRNQVACIEEPEVR
- a CDS encoding YifB family Mg chelatase-like AAA ATPase codes for the protein MLAKTMTCALLGLDGTIVEVEVDIAPGLPSFTVVGLPDAAIQESRERVRAAVRNSGFFFPMKRVVASLAPADFKKTGPAYDLPIALGILLSSGQLRAQVKDIVFLGELSLEGKLRHTSGILPMVSLARDHGFRRVIVPAEDALEAALVDGVEIIPVTSLAQMASFLSGDIEAPQPPERPVFADDGTAANFDMSHIKGQEHVKRALEVAAAGAHNVVMSGPPGSGKTMLARALTTILPPLTNDEALEVTKIYSVSGNLPPGTPLVRRRPFRSPHYTTSAAGLVGGGHQPRPGEITLSHRGVLFLDELPEFGHSMLEVLRQPLEDRVVTISRSQGTVTFPANFMLVGAMNPCPCGYYGDPLKECRCAPSQITRYQTRLSGPFLDRVDIFVEVPRVDYDKLSGDHQGESSSAISSRVTTAREYQTVRFTGSRLTANNDMTAADIKKHCKMDAPAESLLKTAMRQLSLSARGFHRTLKLSRTIADLDASEQIKTHHMAEALQYRPRITV
- a CDS encoding DUF502 domain-containing protein, which produces MAEIIIKPPPPESPDGEDPKQPWLVRNVRRNFITGLLVTVPAALAVLALLWFFNTIDNVLQPIIRAIFGQSIIGLGFIITLVLIYMAGILASNIVGKRLIQFGEAVVGRLPVLRQIYNAAKQAMTSLSGLNKTRTAFREVVMVEFPRRGMWTVAFITNELHDATGKKLISIYVPTAPVPTSGYFALVAEKEIKRTNISVDAAMKMVISSGIASTEDISVGLTGELLGYQQPDDEDNRPDRQGDPAAGTH
- a CDS encoding DUF6612 family protein, which translates into the protein MKWSRLLPAVLLTIMVTVGLTVGCEKEEFLPLGPKPPNDDKIIEFMLDAANGMNTYEYDLQTTATVTADDQEPNVTTMEAAAVVDAAGEKLFLTMVSEMSLPGFGTTSSEMYVIGDTMYMFSEREGSGIEGAWEKVTLKTEDYEQMWRSYNQAGQIGLLFEGIGEESVTIEEADGKYRLEVTVTMEQFATFLGATDEQIAQMMDDPDQMQLDDVEIIITIDSATYQPAGLDIAWSATSGGVTMTQSQTTTFSNIGQPVNINLPEEAADAEDITDMFYYDPSQDGPLFNDELLTVQIATIQALTEGGGTVVTYTNEIIPAGGKVGGVNDPGTYLIESTQNKYTITADGNAILGGTIQVPPGA